One region of Juglans regia cultivar Chandler chromosome 4, Walnut 2.0, whole genome shotgun sequence genomic DNA includes:
- the LOC108979324 gene encoding pentatricopeptide repeat-containing protein At3g13160, mitochondrial-like — translation MHKTQHLRKTMRPHSPSVYQHRLLISRPETMSFSNLLRRSFSTSLQPKSPSVVKSVAVDIYNDRSLKRVVEKFKKSSENERYRNRTRLYEVVRRLASAKCFNWIEEILEDQKKSRDISKEGFSVRLVYLYGKSGMFEHAQKVFDEMPERNCKRTVLSFNVLLGACVNSKRFDLVDGIFRELPEKLSIEPNLVSYNTLINSFCQMGSFDSAVSMLDEMEKKGLEPDLITFNTILSGFYRNGRLSDGEKIWKRMEEKNVVPDIRSYNAKLNGLVLEKRTKEAVDLVEEMKKKSVKPDVFSFNALIKGYINEGSLEEAKRCYEDIGKSDLSPSKKTFELLLPFVCQKGEVDVAFEVCKDVLEGKLLVDSSLLQLVVDALVKESKIEEAKELVLYGKTSRYCRYNLTLPPDE, via the coding sequence ATGCATAAGACACAACACCTTCGTAAAACCATGCGACCTCACTCCCCCAGTGTCTACCAGCACCGTCTTCTCATTTCTAGGCCCGAAACGATGTCCTTCTCTAACCTTCTCCGCCGCTCTTTCTCCACCTCCCTCCAGCCCAAGTCCCCATCTGTCGTCAAGTCCGTCGCCGTCGATATCTACAATGACCGAAGCCTCAAACGCGTCGTCGAGAAGTTCAAGAAGTCCTCCGAGAACGAACGCTACCGCAACCGAACCCGCTTATACGAAGTAGTCCGCCGCCTCGCTTCGGCGAAATGCTTCAACTGGATCGAAGAGATTCTTGAAGACCAGAAGAAATCCAGGGATATCTCGAAAGAAGGCTTCTCGGTCCGACTCGTTTATCTCTACGGGAAATCTGGCATGTTCGAGCATGCCCAGAAGGTGTTCGACGAAATGCCGGAGAGGAACTGCAAGCGCACGGTTTTATCATTCAATGTGCTTTTGGGAGCTTGCGTGAACTCTAAGAGGTTTGATTTGGTTGATGGGATTTTCAGGGAGTTGCCTGAGAAGTTGTCCATTGAACCGAATTTGGTTTCCTATAATACGcttattaattcattttgtCAGATGGGATCGTTTGATTCGGCCGTTTCAATGCTGGATGAGATGGAGAAGAAGGGCTTGGAGCCAGATTTGATTACATTCAATACCATTTTGAGTGGGTTTTATAGGAACGGTCGGTTGTCAGATGGCGAGAAAATATGGAAGCGAATGGAGGAGAAGAATGTTGTTCCTGATATTAGAAGCTACAATGCTAAACTGAATGGTTTGGTCTTGGAGAAGAGAACCAAAGAGGCGGTTGATTTagttgaagaaatgaagaagaagtcaGTCAAGCCAGATGTGTTTAGCTTCAATGCTCTGATCAAAGGATATATTAATGAAGGGAGCTTGGAGGAAGCTAAGCGGTGTTATGAGGATATTGGGAAGAGCGACCTTTCCCCGTCTAAAAAGACTTTCGAGCTGcttcttccttttgtttgtCAAAAGGGTGAAGTGGACGTTGCATTTGAGGTGTGCAAGGACGTTTTAGAAGGGAAGCTGCTCGTTGATAGTTCGTTATTGCAGCTTGTAGTGGATGCACTTGTTAAGGAGTCTAAAATTGAGGAAGCAAAGGAGCTTGTGCTTTATGGGAAGACCAGTAGGTACTGTCGTTATAATCTGACATTGCCTCCGGATGAGTAG